The following are encoded together in the Juglans microcarpa x Juglans regia isolate MS1-56 chromosome 2D, Jm3101_v1.0, whole genome shotgun sequence genome:
- the LOC121249746 gene encoding uncharacterized protein At5g39570 isoform X3 gives MSNYARGGEDEVDDFDEYDPTPYGGGYDIVLTYGRPLPPSDEICYPLSSSTPSDDFDYDRPQYTSYAEPSAYRDEALETEYSSYARPKPRPAPPPPGEGDFGGGEYGARPDVGHGFPPPGVNRPGYGEPEYGSERPGSEYGSGYGRQSEHEQEPGSGYGRKSQYEQTESGYGSGYGRKSEYEQPPPSEYGRKSEYEQPPPSEYGSGYGRKSEYEQPPESEYGSGYGRKSEYEQPPAPEYGSGYGRKTDYETPESEYGSGYVRKPEYEAPPPGYGSGYGRKPGYGEEEGSGGYGYGGRSERPEYESTEHERPSYGDEPPRRQSYGRSEEESYERRDDDDGGGERRKYGYGEEGEEGYGRKKYGDDGSDDDEEKRQRHGHHHHRKSYDDE, from the exons ATGTCGAATTACGCTCGTGGCGGCGAAGACGAGGTCGATGACTTCGACGAGTACGATCCAACGCCGTACGGGGGCGGTTACGACATCGTGCTCACCTACGGCCGGCCTCTCCCGCCGTCCGATGAGATCTGCTACCCTCTCTCCTCCTCCACGCCTTCCGATGACTTCGACTATGATCGCCCCCAGTACACCTCCTACGCCGAGCCTTCCGCCTATCGCGACGAGGCCCTCGAGACTGAATACAGCAGCTACGCCCGTCCCAAGCCCCGACCCGCGCCCCCTCCACCCGGTGAGGGAGATTTCGGAGGAGGTGAGTATGGGGCCAGGCCGGACGTTGGTCATGGGTTCCCTCCTCCTGGGGTTAACAGGCCCGGGTATGGTGAGCCCGAGTATGGATCGGAAAGGCCCGGATCTGAATACGGATCTGGGTATGGCCGCCAGAGTGAGCATGAGCAGGAACCCGGATCCGGATACGGACGGAAGAGCCAGTATGAACAGACTGAATCGGGATACGGATCTGGGTATGGGCGGAAAAGCGAGTACGAGCAGCCACCCCCATCGGAATACG GGCGGAAGAGTGAGTACGAGCAGCCACCCCCATCGGAATACGGATCTGGATATGGGCGGAAGAGTGAGTACGAGCAGCCACCCGAATCGGAATACGGGTCTGGGTACGGGAGGAAGAGCGAGTATGAGCAGCCACCCGCACCGGAATATGGATCCGGTTATGGCCGGAAGACCGATTATGAGACTCCCGAATCGGAATACGGATCTGGGTATGTGCGGAAGCCCGAGTATGAGGCGCCCCCACCAGGGTATGGATCCGGATACGGGCGGAAGCCGGGTTATGGGGAGGAAGAGGGTAGTGGTGGTTACGGGTATGGAGGGAGGAGTGAGAGGCCTGAATACGAGAGTACTGAGCATGAGAGGCCGAGTTATGGGGACGAGCCGCCTCGGAGGCAGAGTTATGGGCGGTCCGAGGAGGAGAGCTATGAGAGgcgtgatgatgatgatggtggtggCGAGAGGCGCAAGTATGGATACGGTGAAGAGGGTGAAGAGGGCTATGGGCGCAAGAAATAC GGAGATGATGGctctgatgatgatgaggagaaGCGCCAACGTCATGGGCATCACCACCACCGCAAGAGCTATGATGATGAGTAA
- the LOC121249746 gene encoding uncharacterized protein At5g39570 isoform X4: MSNYARGGEDEVDDFDEYDPTPYGGGYDIVLTYGRPLPPSDEICYPLSSSTPSDDFDYDRPQYTSYAEPSAYRDEALETEYSSYARPKPRPAPPPPGEGDFGGGEYGARPDVGHGFPPPGVNRPGYGEPEYGSERPGSEYGSGYGRQSEHEQEPGSGYGRKSQYEQTESGYGSGYGRKSEYEQPPPSEYGRKSEYEQPPPSEYGSGYGRKSEYEQPPESEYGSGYGRKSEYEQPPAPEYGSGYGRKTDYETPESEYGSGYVRKPEYEAPPPGYGSGYGRKPGYGEEEGSGGYGYGGRSERPEYESTEHERPSYGDEPPRRQSYGRSEEESYERRDDDDGGGERRKYGYGEEGEEGYGRKKYGDDGSDDDEEKRQRHGHHHHRKSYDDE, encoded by the exons ATGTCGAATTACGCTCGTGGCGGCGAAGACGAGGTCGATGACTTCGACGAGTACGATCCAACGCCGTACGGGGGCGGTTACGACATCGTGCTCACCTACGGCCGGCCTCTCCCGCCGTCCGATGAGATCTGCTACCCTCTCTCCTCCTCCACGCCTTCCGATGACTTCGACTATGATCGCCCCCAGTACACCTCCTACGCCGAGCCTTCCGCCTATCGCGACGAGGCCCTCGAGACTGAATACAGCAGCTACGCCCGTCCCAAGCCCCGACCCGCGCCCCCTCCACCCGGTGAGGGAGATTTCGGAGGAGGTGAGTATGGGGCCAGGCCGGACGTTGGTCATGGGTTCCCTCCTCCTGGGGTTAACAGGCCCGGGTATGGTGAGCCCGAGTATGGATCGGAAAG GCCCGGATCTGAATACGGATCTGGGTATGGCCGCCAGAGTGAGCATGAGCAGGAACCCGGATCCGGATACGGACGGAAGAGCCAGTATGAACAGACTGAATCGGGATACGGATCTGGGTATGGGCGGAAAAGCGAGTACGAGCAGCCACCCCCATCGGAATACG GGCGGAAGAGTGAGTACGAGCAGCCACCCCCATCGGAATACGGATCTGGATATGGGCGGAAGAGTGAGTACGAGCAGCCACCCGAATCGGAATACGGGTCTGGGTACGGGAGGAAGAGCGAGTATGAGCAGCCACCCGCACCGGAATATGGATCCGGTTATGGCCGGAAGACCGATTATGAGACTCCCGAATCGGAATACGGATCTGGGTATGTGCGGAAGCCCGAGTATGAGGCGCCCCCACCAGGGTATGGATCCGGATACGGGCGGAAGCCGGGTTATGGGGAGGAAGAGGGTAGTGGTGGTTACGGGTATGGAGGGAGGAGTGAGAGGCCTGAATACGAGAGTACTGAGCATGAGAGGCCGAGTTATGGGGACGAGCCGCCTCGGAGGCAGAGTTATGGGCGGTCCGAGGAGGAGAGCTATGAGAGgcgtgatgatgatgatggtggtggCGAGAGGCGCAAGTATGGATACGGTGAAGAGGGTGAAGAGGGCTATGGGCGCAAGAAATAC GGAGATGATGGctctgatgatgatgaggagaaGCGCCAACGTCATGGGCATCACCACCACCGCAAGAGCTATGATGATGAGTAA
- the LOC121249746 gene encoding uncharacterized protein At5g39570 isoform X2, with protein MSNYARGGEDEVDDFDEYDPTPYGGGYDIVLTYGRPLPPSDEICYPLSSSTPSDDFDYDRPQYTSYAEPSAYRDEALETEYSSYARPKPRPAPPPPGEGDFGGGEYGARPDVGHGFPPPGVNRPGYGEPEYGSERPGSEYGSGYGRQSEHEQEPGSGYGRKSQYEQTESGYGSGYGRKSEYEQPPPSEYGRKSEYEQPPQSEYGSGYGRKSEYEQPPPSEYGSGYGRKSEYEQPPESEYGSGYGRKSEYEQPPAPEYGSGYGRKTDYETPESEYGSGYVRKPEYEAPPPGYGSGYGRKPGYGEEEGSGGYGYGGRSERPEYESTEHERPSYGDEPPRRQSYGRSEEESYERRDDDDGGGERRKYGYGEEGEEGYGRKKYGDDGSDDDEEKRQRHGHHHHRKSYDDE; from the exons ATGTCGAATTACGCTCGTGGCGGCGAAGACGAGGTCGATGACTTCGACGAGTACGATCCAACGCCGTACGGGGGCGGTTACGACATCGTGCTCACCTACGGCCGGCCTCTCCCGCCGTCCGATGAGATCTGCTACCCTCTCTCCTCCTCCACGCCTTCCGATGACTTCGACTATGATCGCCCCCAGTACACCTCCTACGCCGAGCCTTCCGCCTATCGCGACGAGGCCCTCGAGACTGAATACAGCAGCTACGCCCGTCCCAAGCCCCGACCCGCGCCCCCTCCACCCGGTGAGGGAGATTTCGGAGGAGGTGAGTATGGGGCCAGGCCGGACGTTGGTCATGGGTTCCCTCCTCCTGGGGTTAACAGGCCCGGGTATGGTGAGCCCGAGTATGGATCGGAAAGGCCCGGATCTGAATACGGATCTGGGTATGGCCGCCAGAGTGAGCATGAGCAGGAACCCGGATCCGGATACGGACGGAAGAGCCAGTATGAACAGACTGAATCGGGATACGGATCTGGGTATGGGCGGAAAAGCGAGTACGAGCAGCCACCCCCATCGGAATACG GGCGGAAGAGTGAGTACGAGCAGCCTCCCCAATCGGAATACGGATCTGGATATGGGCGGAAGAGTGAGTACGAGCAGCCACCCCCATCGGAATACGGATCTGGATATGGGCGGAAGAGTGAGTACGAGCAGCCACCCGAATCGGAATACGGGTCTGGGTACGGGAGGAAGAGCGAGTATGAGCAGCCACCCGCACCGGAATATGGATCCGGTTATGGCCGGAAGACCGATTATGAGACTCCCGAATCGGAATACGGATCTGGGTATGTGCGGAAGCCCGAGTATGAGGCGCCCCCACCAGGGTATGGATCCGGATACGGGCGGAAGCCGGGTTATGGGGAGGAAGAGGGTAGTGGTGGTTACGGGTATGGAGGGAGGAGTGAGAGGCCTGAATACGAGAGTACTGAGCATGAGAGGCCGAGTTATGGGGACGAGCCGCCTCGGAGGCAGAGTTATGGGCGGTCCGAGGAGGAGAGCTATGAGAGgcgtgatgatgatgatggtggtggCGAGAGGCGCAAGTATGGATACGGTGAAGAGGGTGAAGAGGGCTATGGGCGCAAGAAATAC GGAGATGATGGctctgatgatgatgaggagaaGCGCCAACGTCATGGGCATCACCACCACCGCAAGAGCTATGATGATGAGTAA
- the LOC121249747 gene encoding transmembrane emp24 domain-containing protein p24delta7-like translates to MCGLVTNLHLIVRRIGILIIIFTMSAESMRFDLKSGATKCISEEIKSDAMTVGKYHVVYSSEGFPVPDTHKINVRVNSPHGHSYHYESLVESGNFAFTGVEAGDYKACFWTPDHKPPVTVVVDFDWRTGLAAKDWSNVAKKGQIEEMELELKKLYETVSSIHDEMFYLRDREEEMQQLNRATNSKMATFSFLSLVVCLSVAGLQLWHLKTFFQRKKVI, encoded by the exons ATGTGTGGTTTAGTAACGAATCTGCATCTGATTGTAAGGCGCATAGggatattaataataatattcacaatGTCTGCGGAATCGATGCGTTTCGACCTCAAATCGGGCGCCACAAAATGCATATCGGAGGAAATCAAGAGCGACGCCATGACCGTGGGCAAGTACCACGTCGTCTATTCCAGTGAAGGCTTTCCCGTCCCTGATACCCACAAGATCAACGTCAGG GTCAATTCGCCTCACGGTCATAGTTATCACTACGAGAGTCTAGTGGAATCCGGTAATTTTGCGTTTACTGGGGTTGAAGCTGGTGATTACAAAGCTTGCTTTTGGACGCCTGATCATAAACCCCCGGTGACAGTGGTAGTTGATTTTGATTGGAGAACTGGTCTTGCTGCAAAAGACTGGTCCAACGTTGCTAAGAAAGGCCAGATTGAA GAAATGGAACTTGAGTTGAAGAAATTGTATGAGACTGTCTCATCCATTCATGATGAGATGTTTTATCTTCGTGACAG GGAGGAAGAAATGCAACAACTCAATAGAGCAACCAACTCCAAGATGGCTACCTTTAGTTTCCTCTCGCTTGTGGTTTGCTTATCAGTAGCTGGTTTGCAGTTATGGCATCTGAAGACATTCTTCCAGAGAAAGAAGGTTATCTAA
- the LOC121249746 gene encoding uncharacterized protein At5g39570 isoform X1 produces the protein MSNYARGGEDEVDDFDEYDPTPYGGGYDIVLTYGRPLPPSDEICYPLSSSTPSDDFDYDRPQYTSYAEPSAYRDEALETEYSSYARPKPRPAPPPPGEGDFGGGEYGARPDVGHGFPPPGVNRPGYGEPEYGSERPGSEYGSGYGRQSEHEQEPGSGYGRKSQYEQTESGYGSGYGRKSEYEQPPPSEYGRKSEYEQPPQSEYGSGYGRKSEYEQPPQSEYGSGYGRKSEYEQPPPSEYGSGYGRKSEYEQPPESEYGSGYGRKSEYEQPPAPEYGSGYGRKTDYETPESEYGSGYVRKPEYEAPPPGYGSGYGRKPGYGEEEGSGGYGYGGRSERPEYESTEHERPSYGDEPPRRQSYGRSEEESYERRDDDDGGGERRKYGYGEEGEEGYGRKKYGDDGSDDDEEKRQRHGHHHHRKSYDDE, from the exons ATGTCGAATTACGCTCGTGGCGGCGAAGACGAGGTCGATGACTTCGACGAGTACGATCCAACGCCGTACGGGGGCGGTTACGACATCGTGCTCACCTACGGCCGGCCTCTCCCGCCGTCCGATGAGATCTGCTACCCTCTCTCCTCCTCCACGCCTTCCGATGACTTCGACTATGATCGCCCCCAGTACACCTCCTACGCCGAGCCTTCCGCCTATCGCGACGAGGCCCTCGAGACTGAATACAGCAGCTACGCCCGTCCCAAGCCCCGACCCGCGCCCCCTCCACCCGGTGAGGGAGATTTCGGAGGAGGTGAGTATGGGGCCAGGCCGGACGTTGGTCATGGGTTCCCTCCTCCTGGGGTTAACAGGCCCGGGTATGGTGAGCCCGAGTATGGATCGGAAAG GCCCGGATCTGAATACGGATCTGGGTATGGCCGCCAGAGTGAGCATGAGCAGGAACCCGGATCCGGATACGGACGGAAGAGCCAGTATGAACAGACTGAATCGGGATACGGATCTGGGTATGGGCGGAAAAGCGAGTACGAGCAGCCACCCCCATCGGAATACGGTCGTAAGAGTGAGTACGAGCAGCCACCCCAATCGGAATATGGATCTGGATATGGGCGGAAGAGTGAGTACGAGCAGCCTCCCCAATCGGAATACGGATCTGGATATGGGCGGAAGAGTGAGTACGAGCAGCCACCCCCATCGGAATACGGATCTGGATATGGGCGGAAGAGTGAGTACGAGCAGCCACCCGAATCGGAATACGGGTCTGGGTACGGGAGGAAGAGCGAGTATGAGCAGCCACCCGCACCGGAATATGGATCCGGTTATGGCCGGAAGACCGATTATGAGACTCCCGAATCGGAATACGGATCTGGGTATGTGCGGAAGCCCGAGTATGAGGCGCCCCCACCAGGGTATGGATCCGGATACGGGCGGAAGCCGGGTTATGGGGAGGAAGAGGGTAGTGGTGGTTACGGGTATGGAGGGAGGAGTGAGAGGCCTGAATACGAGAGTACTGAGCATGAGAGGCCGAGTTATGGGGACGAGCCGCCTCGGAGGCAGAGTTATGGGCGGTCCGAGGAGGAGAGCTATGAGAGgcgtgatgatgatgatggtggtggCGAGAGGCGCAAGTATGGATACGGTGAAGAGGGTGAAGAGGGCTATGGGCGCAAGAAATAC GGAGATGATGGctctgatgatgatgaggagaaGCGCCAACGTCATGGGCATCACCACCACCGCAAGAGCTATGATGATGAGTAA
- the LOC121249748 gene encoding phosphate transporter PHO1 homolog 9-like, translating into MKFGKEFESQMVQEWQKAYMDYNGLKTVLKDILRFKQGNASTPESSTARGSLKRRMSLYRAFSGLNNRYRNSPRKNDDEVILVDEVQQDGSELGPYQTTFLKPCEIGGECEPVFFRRLDDEFNKVISFYKGKVEEMIEEANELSKQMDALIALRMKVHNPMMKFDKAALEKLTSNSSTGTKSGSMHMNVIQEVEMSGERHMDDEIQETVETSGVHKRGKVVSIQGFRPASLEVLDHVKLNITPETPVSTLKKILTSDVALSFTKKELRKAEERMIQAFIEFYRKLQLLKRYCFLNLLAFSKIMKKYDKIASRKASKTYMELVENSYLGSSDEVSKLMERVEVTFIERFANGNHRKGLKILRPKTKREKHRITFSLGFFSGCSLAFVAAIVVLVHARGILRSQGRDRYMENIFPLYTLFGFIVLHMLMYSANIFFWRHYRVNYSFIFGFKQGTELGYREVFLLSSGLAVLAFACVISNLDMEMDPGGSIFRVLTELVPLGLLTVVILITICPLNIIYRSSRFFLLRCAFRCLCAPLYKVTLPDFFLADQLTSQVPAIRSLQFYVCYYGWGYFRKNSNNGCRGSDVYQAFYFIVAIIPYWSRLIQCLRRLVEEKDVMHGLNGLKYFSIVVALVMKTGNELKMGMMTWKIMAIVSSAVATIFATYWDLVIDWGLLRRNSINPWLRDKLLVPNRGVYVVAMVMNVLLRLAWMQSVLGLTETPVLHRQALIAIVACLEIIRRGIWNFFRLENEHLNNVGKYRAFKSVPLPFNYDNDEDRDD; encoded by the exons atgAAGTTCGGAAAAGAATTCGAATCACAGATGGTGCAAGAATGGCAAAAAGCATACATGGACTACAACGGTCTCAAAACAGTCTTGAAAGATATCTTGCGGTTCAAACAAGGAAACGCATCAACGCCAGAGTCATCGACCGCACGAGGatctttgaaaagaagaatgtCCCTGTACAGAGCTTTTAGTGGACTTAATAATCGGTACAGAAACTCACCGAGGAAGAATGATGATGAAGTAATTCTTGTAGATGAAGTGCAGCAAGATGGGTCAGAATTAGGGCCGTACCAAACCACGTTCCTGAAGCCCTGCGAGATTGGAGGAGAATGCGAGCCTGTGTTCTTCAGGAGGCTTGatgatgagttcaataaggtcATAAGCTTTTATAAAGGGAAGGTGGAGGAAATGATAGAGGAGGCAAATGAATTGAGTAAACAGATGGATGCTTTGATTGCACTTCGAATGAAGGTGCATAATCCGAtgatgaaatttgataaagctGCCTTGGAAAAACTTACGAGCAACAGCAGTACTGGGACAAAATCTG GAAGTATGCATATGAATGTGATTCAAGAAGTTGAGATGAGCGGTGAGAGACATATGGACGACGAAATACAAGAAACTGTAGAAACATCTGGTGTCCATAAGAGGGGAAAGGTGGTTTCCATACAGGGCTTTAGACCAGCATCATTGGAAGTCTTGGATCACGTAAAGCTCAATATCACGCCCGAAACTCCAGTAtctactttgaaaaaaattctcACTTCGGATGTCGCCTTGTCATTCACCAAGAAAGAGCTGAGGAAAGCAGAAGAACGAATGATTCAGGCTTTTATTGAATTCTATCGAAAGCTGCAACTTCTGAAAAGATACTG CTTCTTGAACCTATTAGCCTTTTCAAAGATCATGAAGAAGTATGACAAG ATCGCCTCAAGGAAAGCATCCAAGACTTATATGGAGCTGGTGGAAAATTCTTATCTCGGTAGCTCTGATGAG GTTTCTAAGCTCATGGAAAGGGTGGAGGTTACCTTCATTGAGCGCTTTGCAAATGGAAATCACAGAAAAGGACTCAAGATTTTAAGACCAAAAACCAAGAGGGAAAAGCATAGAATTACGTTTTCCTTGG GTTTCTTCTCTGGCTGTTCACTTGCATTTGTAGCAGCTATTGTTGTGCTTGTACATGCAAGAGGTATCCTCAGGAGCCAGGGGCGTGACCGGTATATGGAAAACATATTTCCTCTTTACAc CTTGTTCGGTTTCATTGTCCTGCATATGCTAATGTACTCTGCAAACATATTCTTCTGGAGGCATTATAGAGTcaattattcattcattttcgGCTTTAAGCAAGGAACAGAGTTGGGTTACAGAGAAGTATTTCTTCTCAGTTCAGGTCTTGCTGTACTGGCATTTGCTTGTGTCATCTCAAATCTAGATATGGAAATGGATCCAGGAGGAAGTATCTTCAGAGTCTTAACTGAACTAGTCCCTTTGGGCCTACTTACT GTTGTGATTCTTATAACAATCTGTCCTTTGAATATCATATACCGCTCAAGTCGCTTCTTCCTCCTCCGATGTGCATTTCGTTGTCTTTGTGCTCCTCTGTACAAG GTTACTCTCCCAGATTTTTTCCTGGCAGACCAGCTAACTAGCCAG GTGCCAGCTATCAGAAGTTTGCAGTTCTATGTTTGCTATTATGGTTGGGGTTACTTCAGAAAAAACTCAAATAATGGGTGTCGTGGAAGTGATGTTTATCAAGCTTTCTATTTCATTGTAGCTATCATTCCATACTGGAGCCGTTTAATTCAG TGCCTTCGACGCTTGGTAGAGGAGAAAGATGTGATGCATGGGCTCAACGGACTGAAGTACTTCTCAATTGTTGTAGCACTTGTCATGAAGACGGGTAATGAGTTAAAAATGGGGATGATGACTTGGAAGATCATGGCTATCGTCAGTTCAGCTGTTGCGACAATTTTTGCTACATATTGGGACCTTGTCATTGATTGGGGTCTTTTGCGAAGGAATTCTATAAACCCATGGCTGAGAGATAAACTTCTTGTGCCAAACAGAGGTGTTTATGTTGTAGCTATG GTAATGAATGTTTTGCTACGACTTGCTTGGATGCAGTCGGTATTAGGACTAACGGAAACCCCCGTCCTGCATAGGCAAGCATTGATTGCAATAGTTGCTTGTTTGGAGATAATTCGTCGTGGCATTTGGAATTTCTTCCG GTTGGAGAATGAGCACTTAAACAATGTTGGCAAGTATCGAGCATTCAAATCGGTACCCCTACCTTTTAACTATGACAACGATGAAGACAGGGACGATTAG